From Streptomyces fungicidicus, one genomic window encodes:
- the rpsF gene encoding 30S ribosomal protein S6 translates to MRHYEVMVILDPDTEERAVSPLIENFLSVVRDGGGKVEKVDTWGRRRLSYEIKKKPEGIYSVIDLQAEPAVVKELDRQMNLNESVLRTKVLRPETH, encoded by the coding sequence ATGCGTCACTACGAGGTGATGGTCATCCTCGACCCCGACACGGAGGAGCGCGCTGTCTCCCCCCTGATCGAGAACTTCCTCTCCGTCGTCCGTGACGGCGGCGGAAAGGTCGAGAAGGTCGACACCTGGGGCCGTCGTCGTCTCTCGTACGAGATCAAGAAGAAGCCCGAGGGCATCTACTCGGTCATCGACCTGCAGGCCGAGCCTGCGGTCGTCAAGGAGCTCGACCGCCAGATGAACCTGAACGAGTCGGTCCTCCGGACCAAGGTCCTCCGCCCCGAGACCCACTGA
- a CDS encoding glycosyltransferase family 87 protein, which yields MCGMPSGESTRASVHEQDQVRPTDEDRVAAAGSELIGGPLGRRALLGASWWTPVRVIALVAIGMFALGMVQKAPCYNGAWFFGASSQYTHACYSDIPHLYQGRGFADGLVPYFDKLSGGMQYLEYPVLTGLFMEVAAWLTPGSGSIQDQEQWYWMVNAGMLMACAAVLVVCVTRTHARRPWDGLLVALAPALALTATINWDLLAVALTAAAMLMWARSRPLAFGLLLGLATAAKFYPGLLLGPLLVLCWRAGRWREFGTALGGAAAAWLVVNGPVMLFAFDGWSKFYEFSHERPVDFGSFWLILAQNSDNPLSTDTVNTLAAVLMLLCCAGIAALTLMAPRRPRFAQLAFLVVAAFILTNKVYSPQYVLWLVPLAALARPKWRDFLVWQACEVAYFLGIWMYLAYTTSGDAHKGLPTDGYHWAIGVHLLGTLYLCVMVVRDVLMPERDPVRRSGDDDPSGGVLDGAEDAFVIGPAAYPARHAAAHFEGPQVEWGRTGAAGGSL from the coding sequence ATGTGCGGCATGCCCAGTGGAGAATCGACGCGAGCGAGCGTCCACGAGCAGGACCAGGTGCGTCCGACCGACGAGGACCGGGTCGCCGCGGCCGGCAGTGAGCTGATCGGCGGTCCGCTCGGGCGGCGAGCCCTGCTCGGCGCGTCCTGGTGGACCCCGGTGCGGGTGATCGCGCTCGTGGCGATCGGCATGTTCGCCCTCGGCATGGTGCAGAAGGCGCCCTGCTACAACGGGGCCTGGTTCTTCGGCGCCAGCTCCCAGTACACGCACGCGTGCTACTCGGACATCCCCCACCTCTACCAGGGGCGCGGATTCGCCGACGGGCTGGTGCCGTACTTCGACAAGCTGTCGGGGGGCATGCAGTACCTCGAGTACCCCGTGCTGACCGGCCTGTTCATGGAGGTCGCCGCCTGGCTCACGCCCGGCAGCGGCAGCATCCAGGACCAGGAGCAGTGGTACTGGATGGTCAACGCCGGAATGCTCATGGCGTGCGCGGCCGTCCTCGTCGTCTGCGTGACCCGCACGCACGCGCGGCGTCCCTGGGACGGCCTGCTGGTCGCGCTGGCGCCGGCCCTCGCGCTGACCGCGACCATCAACTGGGACCTCCTGGCGGTCGCTCTGACGGCCGCGGCGATGCTGATGTGGGCGCGCAGTCGTCCCCTCGCCTTCGGGCTCCTCCTGGGGCTCGCCACGGCCGCCAAGTTCTATCCCGGGCTGCTGCTCGGGCCGCTCCTGGTGCTGTGCTGGCGCGCGGGACGCTGGCGGGAGTTCGGCACCGCCCTCGGCGGCGCGGCGGCCGCCTGGCTCGTCGTGAACGGACCCGTGATGCTCTTCGCGTTCGACGGCTGGTCGAAGTTCTACGAGTTCAGCCATGAACGCCCCGTCGACTTCGGGTCCTTCTGGCTGATCCTGGCGCAGAACTCGGACAACCCGCTGAGCACCGACACGGTCAACACGCTCGCCGCGGTGCTGATGCTGCTGTGCTGCGCGGGCATCGCCGCGCTCACGCTGATGGCTCCCCGCCGGCCGCGCTTCGCCCAGCTCGCCTTCCTGGTCGTCGCGGCGTTCATCCTCACCAACAAGGTCTACTCGCCGCAGTACGTCCTGTGGCTGGTGCCGCTCGCCGCCCTCGCCCGGCCCAAGTGGCGGGACTTCCTGGTCTGGCAGGCCTGCGAGGTGGCGTACTTCCTGGGCATCTGGATGTACCTCGCCTACACGACCAGCGGGGACGCCCACAAGGGACTGCCCACCGACGGCTACCACTGGGCGATCGGCGTGCATCTGCTGGGGACGCTCTACCTGTGTGTCATGGTGGTGCGCGACGTCCTGATGCCGGAGCGGGACCCGGTGCGCCGGTCCGGCGACGACGATCCCTCGGGCGGGGTGCTGGACGGCGCCGAGGACGCCTTCGTGATCGGTCCCGCGGCGTATCCCGCACGGCACGCCGCCGCCCACTTCGAGGGGCCCCAGGTCGAATGGGGCCGGACGGGGGCCGCCGGGGGTTCGCTCTGA
- the rpsR gene encoding 30S ribosomal protein S18: protein MAKPPVRKPKKKVCAFCKDKVTYVDYKDTNMLRKFISDRGKIRARRVTGNCTQHQRDVATAVKNSREMALLPYTSTAR, encoded by the coding sequence ATGGCGAAGCCGCCTGTGCGCAAGCCTAAGAAGAAGGTCTGCGCATTCTGCAAGGACAAGGTCACGTACGTGGACTACAAGGACACGAACATGCTGCGGAAGTTCATTTCCGACCGCGGCAAGATCCGTGCCCGCCGCGTGACCGGCAACTGCACGCAGCACCAGCGTGACGTCGCCACGGCCGTGAAGAACAGCCGTGAGATGGCGCTGCTGCCCTACACGTCCACCGCGCGATAA
- the dnaB gene encoding replicative DNA helicase, whose translation MSISEPLDDPWADSGPSDRLPASRRREDRGRGRDEQHDRGRDGGAWDGGGSAFERVPPQDLEAEQSVLGGMLLSKDAIADVVEILKGHDFYKPAHETVYTAILDVYAKGEPADPITIAAELTKRGEINKVGGASYLHTLVQTVPTAANAAYYAEIVHERAVLRRLVEAGTRITQMGYAADDDVDEIVNRAQAEIYAVTEQRTSEDYLPLGDIMEGALDEIEAIGSRSGEMTGVPTGFTDFDSLTNGLHPGQMIVIAARPAMGKSTLALDFARAASIKNNLPSVIFSLEMGRNEIAMRLLSAEARVALHHMRSGTMTDEDWTRLARRMPDVSAAPLYIDDSPNLSMMEIRAKCRRLKQRNDLKLVVIDYLQLMQAGGSKRSESRQQEVSDMSRNLKLLAKELEIPVIALSQLNRGPEQRTDKKPMVSDLRESGSIEQDADMVILLHREDAYEKESPRAGEADLIVAKHRNGPTATITVAFQGHYSRFVDMAQT comes from the coding sequence GTGAGCATTTCCGAGCCCTTGGACGATCCGTGGGCCGACAGCGGTCCCAGTGATCGTCTGCCCGCCTCCCGCCGCCGCGAGGACCGGGGCAGGGGCCGCGACGAGCAGCACGACCGGGGCCGGGACGGCGGCGCGTGGGACGGGGGAGGCTCCGCCTTCGAGCGGGTGCCGCCCCAGGATCTTGAGGCCGAGCAGTCGGTGCTGGGCGGCATGCTGCTGTCCAAGGACGCCATCGCCGACGTCGTCGAGATCCTCAAGGGCCACGACTTCTACAAGCCGGCCCACGAGACCGTCTACACGGCGATCCTCGACGTGTACGCCAAGGGCGAGCCGGCCGACCCGATCACCATCGCCGCGGAGCTGACCAAGCGCGGTGAGATCAACAAGGTCGGCGGGGCCTCGTATCTGCACACCCTGGTCCAGACGGTGCCGACGGCGGCCAACGCGGCCTACTACGCGGAGATCGTCCACGAGCGTGCCGTGCTGCGCCGCCTGGTCGAGGCCGGTACGCGCATCACGCAGATGGGATACGCGGCCGACGACGACGTCGACGAGATCGTCAACCGCGCGCAGGCGGAGATCTACGCGGTCACCGAGCAGCGCACCAGTGAGGACTACCTGCCGCTGGGCGACATCATGGAGGGCGCGCTCGACGAGATCGAGGCGATCGGATCCCGCAGCGGTGAGATGACCGGCGTACCCACCGGGTTCACCGACTTCGACTCGCTCACCAACGGCCTGCACCCGGGTCAGATGATCGTCATCGCCGCGCGTCCCGCGATGGGCAAGTCGACGCTCGCCCTGGACTTCGCGCGGGCCGCCTCCATCAAGAACAACCTGCCGAGCGTCATCTTCTCGCTCGAGATGGGGCGCAACGAGATCGCGATGCGCCTGCTGTCCGCGGAGGCCCGGGTCGCCCTGCACCACATGCGTTCCGGGACGATGACCGACGAGGACTGGACGCGCCTGGCCCGCCGGATGCCGGACGTCTCGGCGGCGCCGCTCTACATCGACGACTCGCCGAACCTGTCGATGATGGAGATCCGCGCCAAGTGCCGCCGTCTGAAGCAGCGCAACGACCTGAAGCTGGTCGTCATCGACTATCTGCAGCTGATGCAGGCCGGCGGCTCCAAGCGGTCCGAGAGCCGTCAGCAGGAGGTTTCGGACATGTCCCGTAACCTCAAGCTGCTCGCCAAGGAGCTGGAGATCCCGGTGATCGCGCTCTCCCAGCTCAACCGTGGCCCCGAACAGCGCACGGACAAGAAGCCGATGGTCTCCGACCTGCGTGAGTCCGGCTCCATCGAGCAGGACGCCGACATGGTCATCCTGCTGCACCGCGAGGACGCCTACGAGAAGGAGTCCCCGCGCGCGGGCGAGGCGGACCTGATCGTCGCCAAGCA
- a CDS encoding alanine racemase: MALTLYVDTARWRAHHKHVQEQFPGLVPVCKGNGYGFGHERLAEEATRLSSDVLAVGTTYEAARIKDWFGGDLLVLTPYRRGEEPVPLPDRVIRSVSSVDGVYGLVGARVVIEVMSSMKRHGIGEQDLAQLHAAIENVRLEGFAIHLPLDRTDGSDAVEEVIGWMDRLRAARLPLHTMFVSHLKADELARLQQQFPQTRFRARIGTRLWLGDHDATEYRGAVLDVTRVAKGDRFGYRQQKAASDGYLVVVAGGTSHGVGLEAPKALHGVMPRAKGVARAGLATVNRNLSPFVWGGKQRWFAEPPHMQVSILFVPSDAPEPQVGDELVAHLRHTTTQFDRLVDR, encoded by the coding sequence ATGGCGCTCACGCTCTACGTCGACACCGCGCGCTGGCGGGCGCATCACAAGCACGTGCAGGAGCAGTTCCCGGGACTGGTCCCGGTCTGCAAGGGCAACGGCTACGGCTTCGGCCACGAGCGCCTCGCCGAGGAGGCCACCCGGCTGAGCTCGGACGTCCTCGCCGTCGGCACCACGTACGAGGCCGCCCGGATCAAGGACTGGTTCGGCGGTGACCTGCTGGTGCTGACGCCGTACCGGCGCGGTGAGGAGCCGGTGCCGCTGCCCGACCGCGTGATCCGCTCGGTCTCGTCGGTCGACGGCGTGTACGGCCTGGTCGGCGCGCGCGTGGTCATCGAGGTGATGTCCTCGATGAAGCGGCACGGCATCGGTGAGCAGGACCTGGCCCAGCTGCACGCCGCGATAGAGAACGTCCGGCTGGAGGGCTTCGCCATCCACCTGCCGCTGGACCGCACCGACGGCTCGGACGCCGTCGAGGAGGTCATCGGCTGGATGGACCGTCTGCGGGCGGCGCGTCTGCCGCTGCACACGATGTTCGTGAGCCACCTCAAGGCGGACGAACTCGCCCGGCTGCAGCAGCAGTTCCCGCAGACCCGGTTCCGCGCCCGGATCGGCACCCGGCTGTGGCTGGGGGACCACGACGCCACCGAGTACCGGGGCGCGGTCCTCGACGTCACGCGCGTCGCCAAGGGGGACCGGTTCGGCTACCGGCAGCAGAAGGCCGCCTCCGACGGCTATCTGGTGGTCGTGGCGGGCGGTACGTCGCACGGAGTGGGCCTGGAGGCCCCCAAGGCCCTGCACGGGGTCATGCCGCGCGCCAAGGGCGTCGCCCGGGCAGGCCTCGCCACGGTCAACCGCAACCTCTCGCCGTTCGTCTGGGGCGGCAAGCAGCGCTGGTTCGCCGAGCCGCCGCACATGCAGGTGTCGATCCTGTTCGTGCCCTCGGACGCGCCGGAGCCGCAGGTGGGTGACGAGCTGGTGGCCCATCTGCGGCACACCACCACGCAGTTCGACCGGCTCGTCGACCGCTGA
- a CDS encoding MATE family efflux transporter, with protein MTQAPARPRAARRQHDREIVMLAVPAFGALVAEPLFVMADSAIVGHLGTAQLAGLGVASALLMTAVSVFVFLAYATTAAVARRVGAGDLPSAIRQGMDGIWLALLLGGIVVAAVLPTAPALVELFGASDTAAPYATTYLRISTLGIPAMLIVLAATGVLRGLQNTRTPLYVAIAGFVANGVLNVALVYGAGLGIAGSAWGTVIAQCGMAVVYLVVVVRGARRHGASLRPDAAGIRASARAGVPLLVRTLSLRAILMIATAVAARLGDSDIAAHQIVLSLWSLLAFALDAIAIAGQAIIGRYLGAGDVRGAREACRRMVEWGIAVGVVLGVLVVLARPVFLPLFTGDPTVKSVALPALLLVALSQPICGIVFVLDGVLMGAGDGPYLAWAMLLTLAVFTPAALLVPALGGGLTALWATMTLMMSVRMLTLWLRTRSGHWIVTGAAR; from the coding sequence ATGACACAGGCCCCCGCACGGCCCCGAGCCGCTCGACGGCAGCATGACCGAGAGATCGTCATGCTGGCAGTTCCCGCCTTCGGCGCGCTCGTCGCCGAGCCGCTCTTCGTCATGGCCGACAGTGCCATCGTCGGCCATCTGGGGACGGCACAGCTCGCCGGCCTCGGCGTCGCCTCCGCCCTCCTGATGACCGCGGTGAGCGTCTTCGTCTTCCTCGCCTACGCCACCACGGCCGCCGTCGCCCGGCGGGTCGGTGCGGGCGACCTCCCCTCGGCGATCCGCCAGGGCATGGACGGCATCTGGCTGGCGCTCCTCCTCGGTGGCATCGTCGTGGCCGCCGTCCTGCCCACGGCACCCGCGCTCGTGGAGCTCTTCGGCGCCTCGGACACAGCGGCCCCCTACGCGACCACCTATCTGCGGATCTCCACGCTCGGCATACCGGCCATGCTGATCGTCCTCGCCGCGACCGGGGTCCTCCGCGGGCTGCAGAACACCAGGACACCGCTCTATGTGGCGATCGCCGGTTTCGTCGCCAACGGTGTCCTCAACGTCGCCCTGGTCTACGGCGCCGGCCTCGGTATCGCCGGCTCCGCCTGGGGCACCGTCATCGCACAGTGCGGCATGGCCGTGGTCTACCTGGTCGTGGTGGTGCGCGGGGCCCGCAGGCACGGGGCGTCGCTCCGGCCGGACGCCGCCGGGATCAGGGCCTCGGCCCGAGCGGGGGTCCCCCTGCTGGTGCGCACCCTCTCGCTCCGGGCGATCCTGATGATCGCGACAGCCGTCGCCGCGCGCCTCGGCGACTCCGACATCGCGGCCCACCAGATCGTCCTCTCCCTGTGGAGCCTGCTCGCGTTCGCGCTGGACGCCATCGCCATCGCCGGGCAGGCCATCATCGGGCGCTATCTGGGCGCCGGGGACGTCCGGGGCGCCCGTGAGGCGTGCCGCCGGATGGTCGAGTGGGGCATCGCGGTCGGGGTCGTCCTCGGTGTGCTGGTGGTGCTTGCCCGACCGGTGTTCCTGCCTCTTTTCACCGGCGACCCCACCGTCAAGAGCGTGGCACTGCCCGCCTTGCTGCTGGTGGCGCTGTCCCAGCCGATCTGCGGCATCGTGTTCGTCCTGGACGGCGTGCTGATGGGCGCGGGCGACGGGCCCTATCTGGCATGGGCGATGCTGCTGACGCTCGCGGTCTTCACCCCCGCCGCCCTGCTGGTCCCCGCTCTCGGGGGCGGGCTTACCGCTCTGTGGGCCACGATGACGCTCATGATGAGCGTGCGCATGCTGACGCTGTGGCTCCGCACCCGCTCCGGCCACTGGATCGTCACCGGCGCGGCGCGCTGA
- the femX gene encoding peptidoglycan bridge formation glycyltransferase FemX, whose protein sequence is MSLTLRTISREQHLAYIQSLPSASHMQVPAWADVKAEWRSESLGWFDDRTGELVGAGLVLYRQLPKIKRYLAYLPEGPVINWFAPNLQEWIEPMLAHLKQQGAFSVKMGPPVIIRRWEAATIKKGIQDQDVKRLRDLEADFIEPRAFEVADKLRRMGWQQGEDGGAGFGDVQPRYVYQVPLANRALEDVHKNFNQLWRRNIKKAEKAGVEVVQGGYNDLAEWQRLYEITAVRDHFRPRPLSYFQRMWTALNTEDPNRMRLYFARHNGVNLSAATMLIVGGHVWYSYGASDNIGREVRPSNAMQWRMLRDAYALGATVYDLRGISDSLDETDHLFGLIQFKVGTGGQAAEYLGEWDFPLNKLLHKALDIYMSRR, encoded by the coding sequence ATGAGCCTGACCCTGAGGACCATCAGCCGAGAGCAGCATCTGGCCTACATCCAGAGCCTGCCGTCGGCGAGCCACATGCAGGTCCCGGCCTGGGCTGATGTCAAGGCGGAATGGCGCTCCGAGAGCCTCGGCTGGTTCGACGACCGGACCGGTGAACTGGTCGGCGCGGGTCTGGTCCTCTACCGGCAGCTTCCCAAGATCAAGCGTTACCTCGCCTACCTGCCCGAGGGTCCGGTCATCAACTGGTTCGCGCCGAACCTCCAGGAGTGGATCGAGCCCATGCTCGCCCACCTGAAGCAGCAGGGCGCCTTCTCCGTGAAGATGGGCCCGCCGGTGATCATCCGGCGCTGGGAGGCCGCGACCATCAAGAAGGGCATCCAGGACCAGGACGTGAAGCGCCTGCGCGACCTGGAGGCCGACTTCATCGAGCCCCGTGCCTTCGAGGTCGCCGACAAGCTGCGCCGCATGGGCTGGCAGCAGGGCGAGGACGGCGGCGCCGGCTTCGGTGACGTCCAGCCCCGCTACGTCTACCAGGTGCCGCTGGCCAACCGCGCCCTGGAGGACGTCCACAAGAACTTCAACCAGCTGTGGCGCCGCAACATCAAGAAGGCGGAGAAGGCCGGCGTCGAGGTCGTCCAGGGCGGCTACAACGACCTGGCCGAGTGGCAGCGGCTGTACGAGATCACGGCCGTGCGCGACCACTTCCGGCCCCGCCCGCTGTCGTACTTCCAGCGCATGTGGACGGCCCTCAACACCGAGGACCCCAACCGGATGCGGCTCTACTTCGCCCGGCACAACGGCGTGAACCTCTCCGCGGCGACGATGCTGATCGTCGGCGGGCACGTCTGGTACTCCTACGGCGCCTCCGACAACATCGGCCGCGAGGTCCGGCCCTCCAACGCCATGCAGTGGCGGATGCTGCGCGACGCCTACGCGCTCGGCGCCACCGTCTACGACCTGCGCGGCATCTCCGACTCGCTGGACGAGACCGACCACCTCTTCGGTCTGATCCAGTTCAAGGTGGGCACCGGGGGCCAGGCCGCCGAGTACCTCGGCGAGTGGGACTTCCCGCTGAACAAGCTGCTCCACAAGGCGCTCGACATCTACATGTCGCGCCGCTGA
- a CDS encoding single-stranded DNA-binding protein yields the protein MAGETVITVVGNLVDDPELRFTPSGAAVAKFRVASTPRTFDRQTNEWKDGESLFLTCSVWRQAAENVAESLQRGMRVIVQGRLKQRSYEDREGVKRTVYELDVEEVGASLRNATAKVTKTTGRGGQGGYGGGGGGGQQGGGWGGGPGGGQQGGGAPADDPWATGAPAGGQQGGGGGGGWGGGSGGSSGGGYSDEPPF from the coding sequence ATGGCAGGCGAGACCGTCATCACGGTCGTCGGCAATCTTGTCGACGACCCCGAGCTGCGCTTCACCCCGTCCGGTGCGGCCGTCGCGAAGTTCCGTGTCGCGTCGACCCCCCGCACCTTCGACCGCCAGACGAACGAGTGGAAGGACGGCGAGAGCCTGTTCCTGACCTGCTCGGTCTGGCGTCAGGCGGCGGAGAACGTCGCCGAGTCGCTCCAGCGAGGCATGCGCGTCATCGTGCAGGGCCGGCTGAAGCAGCGGTCCTACGAGGACCGTGAGGGCGTCAAGCGCACGGTCTACGAGCTGGACGTCGAGGAAGTCGGCGCCAGCCTGCGCAACGCCACGGCCAAGGTCACCAAGACCACCGGCCGCGGTGGCCAGGGCGGCTACGGCGGCGGTGGCGGCGGCGGCCAGCAGGGCGGCGGCTGGGGCGGCGGCCCCGGTGGCGGCCAGCAGGGCGGCGGCGCGCCCGCCGACGACCCGTGGGCGACCGGCGCTCCCGCCGGCGGCCAGCAGGGCGGCGGCGGTGGCGGCGGCTGGGGCGGTGGCTCCGGCGGCAGCAGCGGCGGCGGCTACTCGGACGAGCCCCCCTTCTAG
- the rplI gene encoding 50S ribosomal protein L9, with protein MKIILTHEVSGLGAAGDVVDVKDGYARNYLVPRKLAIRWTKGGEKDVEQIRRARKIHEIQTIEQANQVKAQLEGVKVRLAVRSGDAGRLFGSVTPADVASAIKAAGGPDVDKRRIELGSPIKTLGAHETSVRLHPEVAAKVSLEVVAA; from the coding sequence ATGAAGATCATCCTCACCCACGAGGTCTCCGGCCTCGGTGCCGCGGGCGACGTCGTCGACGTCAAGGACGGCTACGCTCGCAACTACCTGGTTCCGCGGAAGCTCGCGATCCGCTGGACCAAGGGCGGCGAGAAGGACGTCGAGCAGATCCGTCGTGCTCGCAAGATCCACGAGATCCAGACCATCGAGCAGGCCAACCAGGTGAAGGCGCAGCTCGAGGGCGTCAAGGTCCGCCTGGCCGTCCGCTCCGGCGACGCCGGTCGTCTCTTCGGTTCCGTCACGCCGGCCGACGTCGCTTCGGCGATCAAGGCCGCCGGTGGCCCCGACGTCGACAAGCGCCGCATCGAGCTGGGCTCGCCGATCAAGACGCTGGGCGCCCACGAGACGTCCGTCCGTCTGCACCCCGAGGTTGCCGCCAAGGTCAGCCTCGAGGTCGTCGCTGCCTGA
- a CDS encoding transglycosylase domain-containing protein, whose amino-acid sequence MSEHRRKPPQPQGGGRAAARRGQSGSSSGRRAAPRGATGSPSDSYGSGSPGAGDEERTYGSRAEARRAAQRGGGRRAGAAGAGRGRGRAAPPDKKRIIDYPRYDKDGWRRWMPSWKLVSGLCLAFLGSLVAVAGIGYAMVSVPSEENAMALSENNVYYWADGSQMVATGSGQNRQNVTIDRIPEAMQRAVISAENKSFYDDSGIDPMGIARALGNMATGGDTQGGSTITQQFVKNTYLSQDQTVSRKFKEMFISIKVGTKLSKDEILQGYLNTSYYGRGAYGIQAAAQTYYGKDAVDLTPSECAFLAALLKGPTYYDPAGNTSLDSSATESANRKRSEDRWGWILEQMHSDKSLSDAEYQEATKKYPMPQGRKATKGMTGQVSYLVDTAKRFVLKNSDITEAQFDQGGYQIYTTFEKDKVDALAKAVKKIEKEHINPKRELDKHVQFGAASVKPNDGAIVALYGGAGFENGHFNNNADTSGIPVGSTWKPFVLAAAMQHGTYKTNGEGVSPQSKYNGDDNLEIKNNDGSLVLKKDNTPFRQKNESDYPWGYITLRKAMEQSVNTPFVQLGMDVGMKNVADVAEKSGILKDSFAGLNASFALGTSTPSAIRMADSYATFAASGKQADPYSVTAVKNKGSELPGFEKPRVKQAMPENVANNVTSTLENVIKNGTGYHAQDLGRTAAGKTGTTDENKSAWWVGYTQQLSTSVAMFREDPKSHKLLSMNGTAGKDSIHGGDIPTQIWTEYMKTALKGKDDPGFPKAEKIGEIADGIGAPTPTPTVTETEEEEKETPSAPPSPTETEVTPTPTDTATCGPFDINCDDGNDNGGTDNGGTDNGGTDGGATSSPDPTESGDTGSSRGNGNGGGLFGGPAA is encoded by the coding sequence ATGAGCGAGCACCGTCGCAAACCGCCGCAGCCGCAGGGAGGCGGACGTGCCGCGGCCCGACGCGGCCAGTCCGGCTCGTCCTCCGGCCGCCGCGCGGCACCGCGAGGCGCCACCGGGTCTCCGTCCGATTCCTATGGGTCGGGCTCCCCCGGAGCGGGGGATGAGGAGCGTACGTACGGCAGCCGCGCCGAGGCGCGACGTGCCGCACAGAGAGGCGGAGGCCGCCGTGCCGGCGCCGCCGGGGCCGGCCGTGGCAGAGGACGCGCGGCTCCGCCCGACAAGAAGCGGATCATCGACTATCCGCGCTACGACAAGGACGGCTGGCGCCGGTGGATGCCGTCCTGGAAGCTCGTGTCCGGGCTGTGCCTCGCGTTCCTCGGTAGCCTCGTCGCCGTGGCGGGCATCGGGTACGCCATGGTGAGCGTGCCCAGCGAGGAGAACGCCATGGCGTTGTCCGAGAACAACGTCTACTACTGGGCGGACGGGTCCCAGATGGTGGCCACCGGCAGCGGCCAGAACCGGCAGAACGTCACGATCGACCGGATCCCCGAGGCCATGCAGCGGGCGGTGATCTCGGCCGAGAACAAGAGCTTCTACGACGACTCGGGCATCGACCCCATGGGTATCGCCCGGGCGCTCGGCAACATGGCCACCGGCGGTGACACCCAGGGCGGCTCGACGATCACACAGCAGTTCGTCAAGAACACGTACCTGAGCCAGGACCAGACGGTCTCCCGGAAGTTCAAGGAGATGTTCATCTCGATCAAGGTGGGCACCAAGCTCTCCAAGGACGAGATCCTCCAGGGCTACCTGAACACCTCGTACTACGGCCGCGGCGCGTACGGCATCCAGGCCGCCGCCCAGACCTACTACGGCAAGGACGCGGTCGATCTCACGCCGAGCGAGTGCGCGTTCCTCGCCGCTCTGCTCAAGGGCCCGACGTACTACGACCCCGCGGGCAACACGAGCCTCGACTCCTCGGCCACCGAGTCGGCGAACCGCAAGCGCTCGGAGGACCGCTGGGGCTGGATCCTCGAGCAGATGCACAGCGACAAGTCCCTCTCGGACGCCGAGTACCAGGAGGCGACCAAGAAGTACCCCATGCCCCAGGGCCGCAAGGCGACCAAGGGCATGACCGGCCAGGTCAGCTATCTCGTCGACACGGCCAAGCGCTTCGTCCTGAAGAACTCCGACATCACGGAGGCGCAGTTCGACCAGGGCGGCTACCAGATCTACACGACCTTCGAGAAGGACAAGGTCGATGCACTGGCCAAGGCCGTCAAGAAGATCGAGAAGGAACACATCAACCCGAAGCGTGAGCTGGACAAGCACGTCCAGTTCGGCGCCGCCTCGGTGAAGCCCAACGACGGTGCGATCGTCGCGCTCTACGGCGGCGCCGGCTTCGAGAACGGTCACTTCAACAACAACGCGGACACCTCGGGTATCCCCGTCGGTTCGACGTGGAAGCCGTTCGTGCTGGCCGCCGCGATGCAGCACGGCACCTACAAGACCAACGGCGAAGGTGTCTCGCCGCAGAGCAAGTACAACGGCGACGACAACCTGGAGATCAAGAACAACGACGGCTCGCTCGTCCTGAAGAAGGACAACACGCCCTTCCGCCAGAAGAACGAGAGCGACTACCCGTGGGGTTACATCACCCTGCGCAAGGCGATGGAGCAGTCGGTCAACACGCCCTTCGTGCAGCTCGGCATGGACGTGGGGATGAAGAACGTGGCGGACGTCGCCGAGAAGTCCGGCATCCTGAAGGACAGCTTCGCCGGCCTGAACGCGTCGTTCGCCCTCGGTACGTCGACCCCCAGCGCGATCCGCATGGCCGACTCCTACGCGACCTTCGCGGCGTCCGGCAAGCAGGCCGATCCGTACTCGGTGACCGCCGTCAAGAACAAGGGCTCGGAGCTCCCCGGCTTCGAGAAGCCGCGGGTCAAGCAGGCGATGCCCGAGAACGTGGCCAACAACGTCACCAGCACCCTCGAGAACGTGATCAAGAACGGTACCGGCTACCACGCGCAGGACCTGGGGCGCACGGCCGCCGGCAAGACCGGTACGACGGACGAGAACAAGTCCGCCTGGTGGGTCGGCTACACCCAGCAGCTGTCGACCTCGGTCGCGATGTTCCGTGAGGACCCCAAGAGCCACAAGCTGCTGTCCATGAACGGCACGGCGGGCAAGGACTCGATCCACGGTGGTGACATCCCCACCCAGATCTGGACCGAGTACATGAAGACCGCGTTGAAGGGGAAGGACGACCCGGGCTTCCCCAAGGCCGAGAAGATCGGTGAGATCGCGGACGGGATCGGCGCGCCGACCCCGACGCCGACTGTCACGGAGACCGAGGAGGAGGAGAAGGAGACGCCGTCGGCGCCTCCGTCGCCCACCGAGACCGAGGTCACGCCGACGCCGACGGACACCGCCACATGCGGGCCGTTCGACATCAACTGCGACGACGGCAACGACAACGGCGGCACCGACAACGGCGGCACCGACAACGGGGGCACCGACGGAGGGGCGACGAGCTCACCGGATCCCACGGAGAGCGGTGATACCGGAAGCAGCAGAGGCAACGGCAACGGCGGTGGTCTCTTCGGAGGCCCGGCCGCTTAG